Sequence from the Priestia megaterium genome:
ATAAGAGGGACCGTTTTATTAAAAATCCATGGAATCCCTTCAAGTTGCGCTCGTACATATTGACGAATTTGTTTTTTCTCCTCATCATTAGGAACCGAACCCTTCACAAAATCAAGTGTTAAAGACAAAGATCCAAATGGAAAGCTGCAATATTCAATCAGTTCACGATTGCGGAAATAGGTTATTTCTGTACTTCCTCCCCCCATGTCAACCGTGATTCCTTCTTTTATATCAGTAGAATGGGTAACAGCTGTATAACCATAAAAAGCTTCTTCATATTCGTTTAAAAGCGTGAGAGTAAAGTCTGTCTTCTCTTGAACGATATGCAAGATCTCTTCCTTATTTTTTGCCTGACGAATGGTTGCAGTAGCTACGCAAGTTATATCTGTCACTTTATAATGATGAAGCAGTGACTGGAAACTATGAAGAGTGTCTATTAATAAAGAAATTCCTTCATTACTTACTATTTTTTCATCATTTAAATACGTTCGTAAACGCACGCCCATTTTTATATTTTCTACCTCTTTGAAAGGTACCCCCTTCTGTGGCTGTACATATATGACTAGTCTCGTCGTATTAGAACCAATGTCGATAATTCCAACTTTTCTTTTCAATTTATCTATCACTCTTTTCATTAGAAGTTTATGTGTATCTTGCATGTGAAATGTGAATATTTTCTTTGGTATAGTCTTTTAACTGAGAGTGATGAACCAGTTCCACTTCAGAGTAACGTTCTTTTTGGGCATCTCTTACTTCCCAATAACCTGAGGAATATTTAAATAAAACAATGTATTCCGTTTCGTTATATAATACCCTTTCCCGTTTCATATAACCACTTCACCCCACATTTTTTATTGTTATTAAGGATAATCAAAGACACCTTCTAATTGTTAAAATACACATATTATTAACATAAAATTTACAATAATACATGAACTGAACAATTGTTAACAGAAGTAAAACTTATCCATTAACCATAATTATAATTTACAAATTTACATTATCTTTACAAAAAATTCACTTCATATTCATATACTGGTGTTATTTTCTAAATATACACATAATGATACTTGGATAAGGGAGAGGTTTATATCATGGAAACATCAAGTACAGACAACAGATTAATGGATTTAGAGAGTCCTTCTTTTTATAATAACCGCGAACTAAGTTGGCTGGATTTTAATAAACGTGTATTAGAAGAAGCAATGGATGAGCGAAATGCTTTATTAGAACGATATAAATTTTTATCTATTTTCAGCTCGAATTTAGATGAGTTTTTTATGGTCCGTGTAGCTGGTTTACTGGATCAAGTAAAAGCTGGATTTAATCTACCTGAAAACAAGGCTGGGTTAACACCAAAGGAGCAACTAAATGCTATCTCTGAGATAACGCATACTCTTGTAGACAAGCAAGATGACGTATACATATATGAATTAGCCCCTCTATTAGCGAAGGAACATGTGAAATTTGTATCAATTACAAAAATAACCTCTACAGCATTATCTTTTTTAGAAGCCTACTTTGATAAGCAGATTTTTCCTACTTTAACTCCTATGGCTATTGATGCCTACCGGCCTTTTCCTATGCTTTTAAATAAATCTTTAAATCTTGCCATTCGAATTGAAGGGAAGATGCAAGAGAGCACAGGCGATACAGCGTCTAAGATTGAAAAGTTAGCAATTGTACAAGTTCCTGCAGGACTAAATCGTTATATCGAGTTGCCTGGGGATGAGGGGACAAGAACCTTCGTCTTAATAGAACAAGTTATCACCCAATTTATTCACAAATTATTTAAAGGCTATCAGGTTAAATCTGTAACGCCTTTCCGTATTACGCGAAATGCAGACTTAACCATCCACGAAGATGAAGCAGAAGATCTTCTAAAAGAAATAGAAGAGGAACTAAAGAAGCGTAAATGGGGGGCAGCTGTAAGATTAGAAGTACAAAAGCACTGCCACGATCAGCAAATGGTTAATTACTTAAAAGACGAACTAGAAATCCATGATAAAGATATTTATTACATTCAGGCACCTCTTGATTTGACGTTTCTTTTTTCATTCTATAAGTCTATTCAATCGACTCATGAACATTTAGTTGTCCCTTCATTTATCCCTCAACCCCCTCAAGACTTAGAAGGGGAGAAAGATATTTTTGAAAAAGTACTTAACGAAGATGTTTTACTTCATCATCCTTACGAGTCCTTTGAACCTGTCGTTAATTTTATTTCACAGGCTGCAGATGATCCAGACGTATTGGCTATCAAACAAACTCTTTACCGGGTAAGTGGAGATTCTCCTATTATTAAAAGTCTGGAACGAGCTGCAGAAAAGGGAAAACAGGTAACGGTTCTTGTAGAACTTAAGGCAAGGTTTGATGAAGAAAATAATGTACAATGGGCCAAGGAATTAGAAAAAGCAGGGTGCCATGTACTATATGGAATGACCGGTTTAAAAACACATAGTAAAATCACCCTGGTTCTGCGCCAAAAAAAAGGGGTAATTCAACGATTTGTCCATCTAGGAACAGGTAATTACAATGATGCTACGGCAAGGATTTACACGGATTTAGGTTTAATTACATCAGACGAACAGATAGGAATTGATGCAACCAACTTTTTTAATTACTTAAGTGGCTATACGGAGAAACCAGAGTATCATCATTTATCGGTTTCTCCATTTGACATAAGAGATACATTTTTAGATTTAATCAATGAAGAAATTGCTTATCATCATCAATATGGAAATGGCCATATTATTGCTAAAATGAATTCCCTAACAGATAAAAAAATTATCATAAAACTTTATGAGGCATCAAATGCAGGGGTGAAAGTTGATCTTATTGTACGTGGAGTTTGTTGCTTACGTTCAGGAATCAAAGGGGTTAGTGAAAATATCAAAGTCCGAAGTATTGTAGGGACATTCTTAGAGCATACGCGAATCTACTGTTTTCACCATAACGGAGAACAAAAAGTATTTTTATCATCTGCGGATCTCATGACACGGAATATGGAAAATCGAGTAGAAATTCTCTTCCCTATTTTAAAAGATCATTTAAAGCAAAGAATTTATACATGGTTAGATCTCATGCTAAAAGATAATTCAAAGGCTCGTGAACAAGATTCACAGGGACAGTATCATTATATGGAGCGCGGGGGTGAAACAGAAGTAGTTAACAGTCAAGAATTACTTTGTAAAATGGCTTATACCGCAAAGAGCTCTAAGGAAATGAATAATCGATCAGTAAATGAATTTAAGCACAAGTTAGTTAAACTAGGTAATGCCTCGTTAGGTAGCTTACGTAAATTAATGCTTTTATAACTTTATAGCCTCTTTAGTCAAAAAGGATTGCGATTCTCTAATCGTAATCCTTTTATTTTTTCTTCTTTTACATCCTACTAAAAATTTACATATATGTACAAGTTATAAATTTGTATGACAAAAAGGCGAAAATATCTAGAAATATAATATGAAATTGTATACAATATTGTAAAGAATGTGTAAATAACATGTAAATTTATTGTAAATTTGTACTTTCTAAGGAGATTAGTTGTGAATTAATATAGAAAAGGTGTTATAAAATGGATGACTTTTTTAATGGAATTGAACTTTCGTTTCTTTTATTAATGGTACTTATTGTGTATATATTAGTTTGGCATCTACCCCTTCATGGATCGCAGATCATGATGGTGTATTTTTTAGTGATGTTTATATATACAGTCAGTAAGTTTCTTTTAAACCCCCAGTTTAGGCAATTTCCCCTCGTTAAAAGCTTGATTACCATTTTATTCGTTTTAATCTTTTCAGAATATCTTATAATCTATGATTATCATTCAATCCACATTTCTTTTCTCCGATCTCTCATTGAATACATAAGTAATTTAGATATGTATTTAATTTTCACCACTAAATAAGTTAGAGTAATTGATTCTTTCATATCATTAAGAATGCATAGTTGATTTAATTTATTGTTTATATGCATCTGCATAAGTATAGAGAATCCTAATTTTATAAAAAGCTAATAATGGTAGAGGTGAGCATATGGTTACTAAAGCTAATGAAAATGATTTAGAAGAGATTATAAGGAATGCTGTAGACGCTGTTCAGGAAGCGACTGCTTATACCTTTGAACCTTCTCATGGACAAATGGAAAATATCATTCGAAAAATTTTAGATCATGGGGGATATTACCTTATATTAAAAGAAAAGGGCTATTTAAAAGGTTGGATTTTATTAGATATCAGTAGGGATTACTTCAAACAGCAAAATATTGGTTTCATTTATGAAGTATATGTTCTGCCTAACCATCGGGGAAAAGGTTATTCCAAAGAATTAATCAAGGCAGCCTTAGAAGAACTGTACATTCAAGGGTGTAATGAAATAGAGAGGAATACTCGCAGCACAAACTTTTATAAAGAAATAGGGTTTGTACATCATCAGAGGTAAACAATCCTTTAATTATTTCTATAGTCAAATGAGGCTGTCTTCTAAGTATGTATCATGAGATGCATACTTACTCAAACTAACTTTACAATGGATTAATGTTCCTTTAAACAAAAATTCACGTCTGATTGCTATCGTATTATATGTGTCCCATTTTATTTTAAAAATTCGGGAGGTTATTATGAATAAGCAAAAATCAGGCAATTACTTTAAAGTCTTGAGTATTATGGCATTAGGTTCCTTTTTAGCTATATCTACTCCTGCGAATGCAGCTAAAAATAATAAAGAAAAAGCTGATCAACCATTTCAAAATAAAAATTGGGAATACAATATAAAAGAAACGCATAATATTGGAAGCCTAAAAATGATTGGAGAGCAAAGGATCCCTTTTAAGAAAGAATTTCAAGGTACTGTTGTAGGAGGGCTATCAGGACTTTCCTATAACGCTAAGCAAGGTACATGGATGATGATAAGTGATGACAAATCGGATAACAGTCCTGCCCGTTTTTATACAGCTCAATTGAACTACAATAATAAGAATTTTGATTCGGTTAAACTGACAGGAACGAACTTTTTAAAACAAGCCAATGGTACAAACTATCCTAATCAAACGCAATATGCTGTAAAGGGAGGAGAAGTACCAGATTTTGAATCTATACGTCTAGATCCAAAAGACGGAAGTGTTTGGTATACAAGCGAGGGAAATCGTTCTCTTGGCTTAAATCCTTTCGTAAGGCATGCGACTGGAGAAGGGAAATATTTGGGTAATTTACCTTTAGCGAAACAATTTAACATGATACCAGAACACGAGATTGGACCACGTGATAATTTAACTTTTGAAGGAATTACCTTTGCAAACGACGGTAATTCCTTATGGGTTTCCATGGAAGCCCCTTCATATCAGGATGGGCCTGTACCTACAACAACTAATGGGGCGCTTTCACGAATTACACAATATGACCGTAATGGAAAGCTATTAGCACAATATGCATATCCTATTGATGCTATTCCGGAGAAGCCTGGCCCTGGTAAGTATGCAGATAACGGAGTATCAGAAATTTTATCTGTAAATAAACACAAACTTCTAACTATTGAACGTTCTGGTGTACAAAGCGCGGATGGAACATTTAAAAATTATATCCGTATTTATGAATTAGATACACGCGGGGCTAGTGATATCAGTAATATTCATTCACTACAAGGACACAAATTTAAACCTGTGAAAAAGCGTCTTATTCTGGATTTGACAACATTAGGTTTATCGGTACTGGACAATATTGAAGGGATATCCTGGGGGCCAAAACTTCTCAATGGACATGACAGTTTAGTTCTAGTTTCAGATGATAATTTCAATCGTAACCAAGTAACCCAACTCTTAGCATTTGAAGTATTGCCAAAATAGAGATTCTAGTGCAAAAAACACTCTCTAGAAACATAGGGTGTTAGTTTCATACAGCAGGTCTAACTAACTTCAAAGAGAAAGTTTCTACCTCTGAGAACGAGGATGCTTCTTCTACGAAATCATACAGTCCTTTCTAACGAGAACTTAAAAGGTTTCTCATTAGTCTGAAAAGCAGGTTAATATTTATTAACCTGCTTTCTTTATTATTGATTATGACAATACATATGAGAATCACCTGATTGTTCTTCACGTTCTAATTTTGTTATTTTTACAATAGGAAGCGTCTTCTGGAATACGTTGAAACAATCCAAAAGTATACCTTTTACCAGTAAGATGAACTACTTATTACTTATAGATTTAGCATAAAGAATGAGTTTTTCACCATAGTTATAATAAGAATAAATTGCATCTATTAAGTAACCTAAAGGTGGTGAGTTTTTATGAAAAACAGGGATAAAAGACGAAAAAAGAAACGTGATTTTTTAAAGGATTACTTAAAAAATAAGTTAGGAAATTGGAAGCCTAGACTTGGCAAAGAACCTACCTCTAACTCTAAGACGACGACTCAAGAAAATAGAAACCTTGATTAGATAATAGTTAGGTGTAGGTATTTAGAAGTTTTTCACCATGAAAAATAGCCCCCGTTAGAAGTCTAGCTCTAGAGGGGACTTGCTTATAAGGTATATTTATTTAACAGCTGTTTTTAATTCTTTTCCCGGTTTAAAAGCAGGAACCTTTGTTGCTGGAATCGTCATTTCCTCTCCTGTTTGAGGATTACGGCCTGTACGCTCTGCACGTTCACGCACTTCAAATGTGCCAAACCCTACAAGTTGAACTTTTTTGCCTTTTGCAAGGGTCATAGAAATGGTTTCAAATAACGCGTCTATAGCTTCTTTCGTATCTTGTTTTGTTAATTCTGATCTTTAAGAAACTTCCTCCATGAATTCAGCATTTTTCACAGATAACTACCTCATCTCTTCGTATATATAGAATATGTAGACCAAAAATATATCATATGGTTTAGGGAAACAGAACGTAGGTTCTTTTATAAATGAAAGTGAAGAGAAATGCATAACAATAAGAAAAGAAGAAATGGAAACCCATTTCTTCTTTGTATACACATTTAGTTAGAAGAATCACATTATCGGTTGCTATTGCCACCAAGCTGTTGTTCCGCCATTTGTACAAGACGTTTTGTAATCTCTCCACCTACTGATCCATTTGCACGGGCAGTTGTATCAGGACCAAGATTGACGCCAAACTCACTAGCAATTTCATATTTCATTTGGTCAATTGCTTGCTGAGCGCCATATACTAACAGTTCATTTGTGTTGCTATTTTTATTGTTTGCCATTATATGCAACTCCTTTACTTTTTATAAAGTTAAAATGTGTAAAAGAAGGACCGTTTATTCATAAAATAAGAAATTATTTTTTAAAAGTAGTCTAGTTCATAAATTTGTATAGAAAGCAGGAAAAACTACTATTTGCTCGTGAACTTCTCCTCAATCGTTAGACAAAAATTAATAATTGAAGTTGCAATTACAGGTGGCTTTTATTCTTTATTGTTTGAGTCTCTTTGTTTTATAGCATGCTCATGACGATAGTCAATACGTTCATCAATTTGATCCATTAACCTTTTGTCTTGTTGGATCTTGTTTTTATTTTCATTAATGAGATTTTGTGTAATGTCTCTCTTCTTTCTATTTAAATATTCTTTTTACTCATTGCTTTTTCGACATTTTTTATAACTTCTCTTTTTTATAATATAAAGTACACAGAAAGCATAAGAGAAGAGGAGGAACGCAAATGAACATATTAGCTGACGTAAAACCAAGAGAAGAAAAGACAATTTTAAGTGATGAAGAGAGTGTTCAAGCGTTTCAACTGGGCGACGAGGTTGCTTTCAACTTACTAGTAAAGAAATATGAATATTTAGTCGGTTCGAAGGTAAAAGTATACTTCCTATTAGGAGGAGATCGAGAGGATCTCTTACAGGAGGCAAAGTTAGGATTATATAAAGCTGCGCGAGATTTTAGAATAGAAGGGAAGAGTTCATTTAGAGGCTTTGCGGAGCTATGCATTACACGTCAACTTATTACAGCTATAAAGGCAGGGAATCGTCAAAAACATTCGCCTTTAAATAATGCTCTTTCTTTAAACACATCTAGAAATTCAAAACGAGCAGAAGACGACATAACCCTTATGGAAATACTTCCTCATCCTTACGCAGTAAGTCCGGAAAAGGCGGCTGTAGAAAGCGAGAATAAAAAAGAGAGAGAATACATCTTGCAAGAAATGTTATCAGCCATCGAACAAGAAGTGTTTGCCCTATATATGAAGGGTCAAACCTATATCCAAATCTCTAAAAACCTAGATATTCCTCACAAAACAGTGGATAATGCACTTTGCCGAATTAAGAAAAAGATGAGGCATCAAATGAAACACCTTTATTTACAGGAATCATCCTGACAAACACAGAATAAAAGCATGAAGTTACTACAAGTAATGATGTCTAAAGGTGGAAAATATCTAGTACGTAAGTGTTTCTTTTTTCTTTTATGTGTTCTTTTGATTTATCATAAAGATACTATTGATTAAGCTAACAGAAGATGATGGGAATGGAAGAGCAACAATGGAGTACAACGTTTAATACCACCTTCCTAATGGATTTGAGTCAATAATTTGGACACAAAAAAGTTAAGTCTTAAGCTGTTTTTCTCATTTGATCCTCAATCGCTTGAGGGGTTTGATAGCCGAGGCTACTATGGATTCTGTTTCGGTTATACCATCCTTCTATAAACTGAAACATAGCTAATTTTGCAGCTGAATAGTCTGTGTATTGCGTATGATACACTTCTTCTTTCTTTAATATGGCATGAAACTCCACTATACAGGCATTATCATAAGGGCAACCTTTCTGGCTGAAAGACTGCTTCATCTCGTATTTGTGGACATGCTGAGTAAACTCACTACTGGTGTATTGTGAGCCAAGATCCGTATGAAGAAGTAAGTCCTTTCGGGGCTTCTGAGCAGTGTAGGCGTTTTGAAGTGCTTCAATGACCAGTTCAGATGTCATTGAACGAGAAAAAGAATACCCAACGATTTTTTTAGAATGTAAATCTAATACCGACGCTAAATAGCACCAACCATCTCTTACTGTAGGAATATACGTAATATCTGCCACCCATTTCTCATTAATCGTCCGGGTAGAGAAATCTCGTTTTAACAGATTATTCAGTTGTATAACTTTTTCTTTTGACGGATAGGGACGGTATTTTTTCTTCGTAATCGAACGAATTCCTGCCCGTTTCATTAAGCGCTGAACACGCTTTAGACTTAGATAACACCCATTGTTTACTAAGGTCTTATGAATTTTCGGAGCACCATAACGCTCTCTACTTTTCAAATGAATTCGTTGGATTTCTTTCGTCAGCTTCTGATTTTCCTGTTCGCGGTTTGATACCGTTTTTTTGAACGAGTTGTAGTAGCTACTTCTTGGAATCGTTAACACTTCGCACATTTTCTGAACGCTGTATTGCTCTTTATATGTCTCGATAAAATGGTTGAGCTCTGCTTCTGTTACTTTTTCGCGAATATGGCCATAGCCTTTTTTAGAATATCTAATTCTTGTTTTAACCGAAGGTTTTCCTTCTGAATCTCAGCTAATTCTTTCGGTGTTAGAGAACCTTCTTCTGAACTGATAGGCGTAAATGCCTTCACCCATTTATAGATTGTTACTTCTGATACGCCATATTCGCTGCTTAAATCTTTAACCGAGTTTCCCGCATGATATAAATCCACAATGGTTTTCTTAAACTCATCATTGTATTTTTTGCCTGCACGTTTATGTTCCATTTCGGACACATCCTCTCAAAAATAATTGTAAGGACTTAATTAAATGGTGTCCATGAAACTATACTAACTCCAATCTTTAATTTCTAAAAAACACTTTAAGTGAATAAATAAGCAGTATTAAGTTAACTGGATTTGTATATCGTACACAATTCTATTATGTACGGGTCTTAAAGTGATTCAAGATTTTCAAACAATGTTATAAATACTCATTGCAATAATAGTTTGAACTACTGAAATGATACTTAATTGTATAAAAGAACTATTTCTTTTAGTAATATACGTATCGTATAAAATATTGACAATAAAGAAGCAAATGAGGCCTACAATAGTTTCAATTATAAACATTTTTTTATACCCC
This genomic interval carries:
- a CDS encoding RNA degradosome polyphosphate kinase yields the protein METSSTDNRLMDLESPSFYNNRELSWLDFNKRVLEEAMDERNALLERYKFLSIFSSNLDEFFMVRVAGLLDQVKAGFNLPENKAGLTPKEQLNAISEITHTLVDKQDDVYIYELAPLLAKEHVKFVSITKITSTALSFLEAYFDKQIFPTLTPMAIDAYRPFPMLLNKSLNLAIRIEGKMQESTGDTASKIEKLAIVQVPAGLNRYIELPGDEGTRTFVLIEQVITQFIHKLFKGYQVKSVTPFRITRNADLTIHEDEAEDLLKEIEEELKKRKWGAAVRLEVQKHCHDQQMVNYLKDELEIHDKDIYYIQAPLDLTFLFSFYKSIQSTHEHLVVPSFIPQPPQDLEGEKDIFEKVLNEDVLLHHPYESFEPVVNFISQAADDPDVLAIKQTLYRVSGDSPIIKSLERAAEKGKQVTVLVELKARFDEENNVQWAKELEKAGCHVLYGMTGLKTHSKITLVLRQKKGVIQRFVHLGTGNYNDATARIYTDLGLITSDEQIGIDATNFFNYLSGYTEKPEYHHLSVSPFDIRDTFLDLINEEIAYHHQYGNGHIIAKMNSLTDKKIIIKLYEASNAGVKVDLIVRGVCCLRSGIKGVSENIKVRSIVGTFLEHTRIYCFHHNGEQKVFLSSADLMTRNMENRVEILFPILKDHLKQRIYTWLDLMLKDNSKAREQDSQGQYHYMERGGETEVVNSQELLCKMAYTAKSSKEMNNRSVNEFKHKLVKLGNASLGSLRKLMLL
- a CDS encoding GNAT family N-acetyltransferase, which translates into the protein MVTKANENDLEEIIRNAVDAVQEATAYTFEPSHGQMENIIRKILDHGGYYLILKEKGYLKGWILLDISRDYFKQQNIGFIYEVYVLPNHRGKGYSKELIKAALEELYIQGCNEIERNTRSTNFYKEIGFVHHQR
- a CDS encoding esterase-like activity of phytase family protein, which encodes MNKQKSGNYFKVLSIMALGSFLAISTPANAAKNNKEKADQPFQNKNWEYNIKETHNIGSLKMIGEQRIPFKKEFQGTVVGGLSGLSYNAKQGTWMMISDDKSDNSPARFYTAQLNYNNKNFDSVKLTGTNFLKQANGTNYPNQTQYAVKGGEVPDFESIRLDPKDGSVWYTSEGNRSLGLNPFVRHATGEGKYLGNLPLAKQFNMIPEHEIGPRDNLTFEGITFANDGNSLWVSMEAPSYQDGPVPTTTNGALSRITQYDRNGKLLAQYAYPIDAIPEKPGPGKYADNGVSEILSVNKHKLLTIERSGVQSADGTFKNYIRIYELDTRGASDISNIHSLQGHKFKPVKKRLILDLTTLGLSVLDNIEGISWGPKLLNGHDSLVLVSDDNFNRNQVTQLLAFEVLPK
- a CDS encoding alpha/beta-type small acid-soluble spore protein; the encoded protein is MANNKNSNTNELLVYGAQQAIDQMKYEIASEFGVNLGPDTTARANGSVGGEITKRLVQMAEQQLGGNSNR
- a CDS encoding FbpB family small basic protein, whose translation is MTQNLINENKNKIQQDKRLMDQIDERIDYRHEHAIKQRDSNNKE
- a CDS encoding sigma-70 family RNA polymerase sigma factor, which encodes MNILADVKPREEKTILSDEESVQAFQLGDEVAFNLLVKKYEYLVGSKVKVYFLLGGDREDLLQEAKLGLYKAARDFRIEGKSSFRGFAELCITRQLITAIKAGNRQKHSPLNNALSLNTSRNSKRAEDDITLMEILPHPYAVSPEKAAVESENKKEREYILQEMLSAIEQEVFALYMKGQTYIQISKNLDIPHKTVDNALCRIKKKMRHQMKHLYLQESS
- a CDS encoding IS3 family transposase (programmed frameshift), with the translated sequence MEHKRAGKKYNDEFKKTIVDLYHAGNSVKDLSSEYGVSEVTIYKWVKAFTPISSEEGSLTPKELAEIQKENLRLKQELDIPKKGYGHIREKVTEAELNHFIETYKEQYSVQKMCEVLTIPRSSYYNSFKKTVSNREQENQKLTKEIQRIHLKSRERYGAPKIHKTLVNNGCYLSLKRVQRLMKRAGIRSITKKKYRPYPSKEKVIQLNNLLKRDFSTRTINEKWVADITYIPTVRDGWCYLASVLDLHSKKIVGYSFSRSMTSELVIEALQNAYTAQKPRKDLLLHTDLGSQYTSSEFTQHVHKYEMKQSFSQKGCPYDNACIVEFHAILKKEEVYHTQYTDYSAAKLAMFQFIEGWYNRNRIHSSLGYQTPQAIEDQMRKTA